A single region of the Felis catus isolate Fca126 chromosome F2, F.catus_Fca126_mat1.0, whole genome shotgun sequence genome encodes:
- the PPP1R16A gene encoding protein phosphatase 1 regulatory subunit 16A: MAEHLELLAEMPMVGRMSTQERLKHAQKRRAQQVKMWAQAEKEAQGKKCRQERPRPWKEAAGGRPQKRVLFPPSVALLEAAARNDLEEVRQFLESGVSPDLANEDGLTALHQSCIDDFRDVVRQLLDAGAEVNARDSESWTPLHAAATCGHLHLVELLIARGADLLAVNTDGNMPYDLCEDERTLDCLETAMADRGITQDGIEEARALPELRMLDDIRSLLQAGADIDAPRDHGATLLHIAAANGFSEAAALLLQHRASLSAKDQDGWEPLHAAAYWGQVHLVELLVAHGADLNGRSLMDETPLDVCGDEEVRTKLLELKHKHDALLRAQGRQRSLLRRRTSSAGSRGKVVRRVSLTQRTSLYRREHAQEAIVWQQPPPTSPEPPEEDEDGQTDAELRPTSGEEEDPELARPHNGQVGGTPGRHLYSKRLDRSVSYQLSPLDSTAPDALARAKAHHTLAELKRQRAAAKLQRPPPEGPEVPESGLHVDAETPQPERSSRAGGDPPLLKLTAPSEEAPTGKRPCCLLM, from the exons ATGGCCGAGCACCTGGAGCTGCTGGCAGAGATGCCCATGGTGGGCAGGATGAGCACACAGGAGCGGCTGAAGCACGCCCAGAAGCGGCGTGCCCAGCAGGTGAAGATGTGGGCCCAGGCTGAGAAGGAGGCCCAGGGCAAGAAGTGCCGCCAGGAGCGGCCGCGGCCATGGAAGGAGGCAGCCGGCGGCCGGCCACAGAAGCGGGTCCTTTTCCCTCCCAGCGTTGCCCTCCTGGAGGCTGCTGCCCGAAATGACCTGGAGGAAG TCCGCCAGTTCCTCGAGAGCGGGGTCAGCCCTGACCTGGCCAACGAGGATGGCCTGACGGCGCTGCACCAG AGCTGCATCGATGACTTCCGGGACGTGGTACGGCAGCTGCTGGACGCCGGGGCCGAGGTCAACGCCCGTGACAGCGAAAGCTGGACACCCCTGCACGCTGCGGCCACCTGTGGCCACCTGCACCTGGTGGAGCTGCTCATTGCCCG TGGTGCTGACCTCCTGGCCGTCAACACTGACGGGAACATGCCTTACGACCTGTGTGAGGATGAGCGGACGCTGGACTGCCTTGAGACGGCCATGGCCGACCGCG GCATTACCCAGGATGGCATCGAGGAAGCCCGGGCCTTGCCGGAGCTGCGCATGCTGGACGACATCCGAAGCCTGCTGCAGGCAGGGGCCGACATCGACGCCCCCCGGGACCATGGGGCCACGCTG CTCCACATCGCTGCCGCCAACGGGTTCAGTGAGGCAGCCGCCCTGCTGCTTCAACACCGAGCCAGCCTGAGCGCCAAGGACCAGGACGGCTGGGAGCCGCTGCACGCGGCTGCCTACTGGGGCCAG GTGCACCTGGTGGAGCTGCTCGTGGCGCACGGGGCCGACCTGAACGGGAGGTCTCTGATGGACGAGACACCTCTTG ACGTGTGCGGGGACGAGGAGGTGCGGACCAAGCTGCTGGAGCTGAAGCACAAGCACGATGCGCTCCTGCGCGCCCAGGGCCGCCAGCGCTCTTTGCTGCGCCGCCGCACCTCCAGCGCGGGCAGCCGGGG AAAGGTGGTGAGGAGGGTGAGCCTGACCCAGCGCACCAGCCTGTACCGCAGGGAGCATGCCCAGGAGGCCATCGTGTGGCAACAGCCACCACCCACCAGCCCAGAACCACCCGAGGAGGACGAAGACGGCCAGACGGATGCAGAGCTGCGACCCACGTCCGGCGAG GAGGAGGACCCCGAGTTGGCCAGGCCACACAACGGCCAAGTTGGAGGCACCCCAGGGCGACACCTGTACTCCAAGCGGCTGGACCGGAGTGTCTCCTACCAGCTGAGCCCCCTGGacagcacagcgcctgacgcCCTGGCCCGGGCCAAGGCCCACCACACCCTGGCGGAGCTGAAGCGCCAGCGAGCTGCTGCCAAGCTGCAACGGCCCCCACCCGAGGGGCCCGAGGTCCCGGAGTCCGGCCTGCATGTGGACGCCGAGACCCCCCAGCCCGAGCGCAGCTCCAGGGCTGGCGGAGATCCGCCCCTGCTTAAGCTCACGGCACCCTCGGAGGAGGCCCCCACGGGGAAGAGGCCGTGCTGCCTGCTCATGTGA